The Epinephelus lanceolatus isolate andai-2023 chromosome 13, ASM4190304v1, whole genome shotgun sequence genomic interval ccaccagctgtccctcggCATTCTTCAGGAACCCAAAGTACGCCCAGACCTCAGACTTTGTGCGTTTAGTTGGGGGGAAAATGTCCTGAGTGCCGTGATCACCAccttccgccatgttttcattctttgtgtttacacatgctacgCATTCACCCAGCGCCTGCATCgcgagacttgaatgaggctgttattacatatcctgataatccaccgcgataatgcaattaatttaaacaaaaacggTCATTCTTACCGTGTAAAAATTAACCCAGATTTACCGTAATATTGGTAATCATTACATCCCTAGTCCTCTGAGATATTTATATCGAGAGTGTGAGAATGTGCAACAAAGATAAAAAGGGAAGTTCAATGATGCAACTGGACGACAGCAGAAGAGAACATGGGTGGCATGTCGGTTGTAAAACCAGAGGCCAAACCACCATCACAAAACTGTTTGACAACATTTTGAGACATTTTGAAAGATATGTAACATGACTTTAAAGTAACAGAATTTCAAATGTTGACAAAAAGGTGTGAGTGAATTCAAGTCCAGATGTTACTGAGCAGCCATTATgttgtcttctctgtgcaggCTGATCCTGAAGATGGTGTTTCCTACGCCTCCATCAGCTACACCAAGAAGACCAACAGTAAAGCCCAGGTGAGCTGTCTGACTGGTTACACTGGTGATATACTGATGTTGTTTCATTGCTgagcattgtgttgtgtttatgtggTGCTGGATATCATTATGCTGCATTTACTTGCACTATTCTGTAATTTCATGTTGTGTTattaatgtgtttgtcttttgttttccaGGTTTTGTTTAAAGATGAAGATGATGCAGTGACCTACAGCACCGTgaaagcttcttcttcttctgctggaGCCTCTGCTGATCTCACTAACCTCTACGCTACCatcaacaaaccaaacaaataaGAGAGCACAGTTTAGTTACAGCTCATATCATTACAGTTATTTTACATTGACTGGTTGCTTGATATGGAAGAAAGACATTTATATGGGATAAACAAATGATTGGCTCTTGGTCAGGAGATGTGTGCACATTGTTCTATAACTGGGTTTTGTGAggaatttttatatatatttaatctAAAAATCAAAGATCATTGTTTGCCCTTGTCAGTGTGAAAGtgatatatatgtttatatgtacatatacatatatacttcATAGCATTTTCAGAGTGCATTGCTGTAAAAAGGTTTTTGTCCAGAAGGGGGCGCAGTAGGTTAAGTAGTAGCACAATAATCCAACCTTACATGGCAGCTGGAAATGTAAGTGTTCATAATACATGTTAATATGTGCTGTCAGGCACTTtaatgtgtctgtatctgtgttcAGTTTATCTTTTATTTCATGGTATAAAAGTAATTAAAGCAAACTAACAGTAAGAAACATCTTGACTGAGTCACTTTTGAGAGTCGAGTTAAACAGCTGAATGAGAGGAAACTGTTTTAAACTGTCACTGGTGTTCATTTAGAATACTTCAGGTCAGTGTGAGCTTCATACCAGCTCATGTCGGCCATGAGTGAGGGAGGTAAAAGCTGATGTCATCTGCCCACATGAAGGCAACAAGTGACCAATGAGAGAAAAGAAGGATGATGGTTATGATGAGGAAGTGCCACTTTAGTAATTAGAGGAAGTAGTTACAAAATTTGTCTTTAAGAAGCAGCTTGCTCAGAGACTTACAGGTagaagaagcagagagagacagagaggcacgATGACTGAATTCAGATGGATTAAAATATCTTTATTTCTGTTGCTGATGCTTCAGTTTACAGGTAAGTATTCATATAACATATATGAATGACGGAAACATTTCTAAAAAGATATTTATAGATATCATCAATGGTGAATAGTGAGTTTAGTGAACTCTTGGAAAATGATGAGGCACATATGCAAACTTTGAACACtgacattaatattcatatatttatttattattttattctcttTATTCTTCATATTTTCTCTCATCTTCTCAGCAGCAGGACAGCTTTTCCGCTCCCTCACTTTTAGAGTTGGAGATGATGTCACTTTGTCTTGTGAAAATGTGATAGATGATCAGAATAACTGTGACAGTACCGTCTGGCTCTTCAGTGAATCAAGAAGCACACGGGCAGTAGTGCTGGTTTATCTTGGGAAGACTGCTGAAGAAGCTAAATCAGACAGACTGAGTGTTACAGCAAACTGTTCTCTGGTTATAAAGAAGGTCACAGATGAAGATGTTGGACGTTACGGCTGCAGACAGTTCAGATCAGCAAAACAACAAGGTCAAGATGCTGTGGTTGAATTGTCTGTTGTTACCAGTGAGTATTTCCATCATAATGTTTCAGCTCAAACTGTCTTGTTAGAACAATATACTGAAATATTACAATAATTATGATTACAGTGATGAAGTTAATTTTACTCTCAAAATATCTCCATCTTCACCAGTGACTGAACATAACAACGCTGATGAGGTGACGTTAACCTGCTCTGTGAGGACATATGAACGATGTACACACAAAGTGAAGTGGCAGGGTCAAGATGTGGCTGAAGATGATCAACATATGAGGACCTCACAGtctccctgctctgcctctgtgaCCTTTCTGACTTCTGTCTACATTTACACATCAAGAtataagttatttaaatgtgCAGTGACTGATGGTGACAGAGTGCAGGTGTTTCCCTTCAGATCTCAATCCTCAGGTGAGAAACCAGGTGAGAACATGAATGTGAAAGATATTTAAAGTCACGTAAAACTGATGTACATAGTCACCTAAAACATCTGTATTTTATGGATTTGTGGTTTTAATATCACATCACAACAGTTTGTTGAGATGTGTTCATCTGTTCAGGTGAGGACACAACAATAGCAACAACagaatcaacaacaaaaacaactggaAACAGCATAAAAGCAGGTACCAATGATGCTTCATCAAAACGACAAGGTAGTGTCTCAACATTTTTATATAtctttatagttttttttaaattgcagaCTTGTGGGTGTACATCATTGTGGCTGTGGCTTTAGCAGCACTCTTAATACTCATTGTGGCAATCATCGTATGGAGGAGAACTAAAGGTGAGAGAACAGATAGAAACAAGTTTTAATGAAACTGGATTTTCTCTGTTGAAGCTTTTATTAATCtcatattttgtcttttcaggGAACAAAACACAGATGAGTGACACTATTGTGAGTTTAAAACCTGATCTTCACTATACACTTTGACTCTATCTGAGAAATGAGAAGATGAGATAAACATTACTCATTGTGTTGTCTTAAAACTAAGTGGTTGCAGCAGCAAAGAAagtgattgagagggattacagGTTAACTTGAGTGTTTTCCAACCTGGACACTATTTCCCAGGTTgttgacctttttgttaaagagtaagaacctttttgtttaaccaaaaacaaGCCTGAAATCGCTACTGCCTAACCCACCAGAGTCCATTTCAATACATAGTAATGTTATCATTATAAAAGAAACGTCATtgaaagtcaacagaaacaaaatgaaactcacAAAAAACGTCTTAGTTCATCttttcactgttccaacaatggccaaattgagcatagtgttagttcaggcaggacactaTGTCAAGCTCAGCCCACATCcaagctacatcagctgatcctAAACAGCcgaatcaactgatggagcagctgactgatgaaagggagtcagctgatagatcacatgattcctttctatgcaatcaattggcaaatctcattcagggcgccctatttaaactgctctgacctgcctactgttgctgcttcctctgcaagctgctttgcaacctgcctccaccccagctcctccttttcatgctgtgtctgacttatcagtgtcatttctgtttgtcgttgatgctgctctgttctgttcccaagGGTTCTTTGCtactgctctccctgccttaggctttccatgtaggcgcattgaagggcagggaggtttgctctctctgcctcaggctttcctcatttgcacacgGAAGGGCAGAAAGTTGTGCTTTCTCTGCCTTATGGTTTCCACGAAGGcacgtggaagaggctttctgcataagccagaggaaaggcagaggggccccagaacagagccataccgccaaatataatactgcaaatggaaataaagttttctttgacaaaagtggtcctgactgaactcaggtttggttgaaataaactgttaGATCGAGCCAgtcagatgtgaaaacatgctggctcTATTCACACgaaaattattgtttatttaaatggagtctggtgggtatGGTAATAGCGATGTTGGGGCTGTGTCTGTTTAAATAAataggatcttactctttaacaaaaaagttggcctctgtagggatcctttccataacgttgtcagacacttagaataacagcCTGAGCCTGTCACTGGCAAAAACAAGAAGTTTTAGTGGATGTTAATGACGGCGCACACATGCCGtgttgctgctggctgcagcggtctcactcaatactgagtgaagaagTGTTGTCTccatttgtcacttagacacaaa includes:
- the LOC117270626 gene encoding uncharacterized protein LOC117270626 isoform X5 is translated as MTEFRWIKISLFLLLMLQFTAAGQLFRSLTFRVGDDVTLSCENVIDDQNNCDSTVWLFSESRSTRAVVLVYLGKTAEEAKSDRLSVTANCSLVIKKVTDEDVGRYGCRQFRSAKQQGQDAVVELSVVTMTEHNNADEVTLTCSVRTYERCTHKVKWQGQDVAEDDQHMRTSQSPCSASVTFLTSVYIYTSRYKLFKCAVTDGDRVQVFPFRSQSSGEKPGEDTTIATTESTTKTTGNSIKAAALLILIVAIIVWRRTKGNKTQMSDTIGLTSNPAVTQAAPEPSQGTVRSHTQYKADPEDGVSYASVSYTKKTNSKAQVRSKYDDDDDAVTYTAVKASSADPNSLYATIN
- the LOC117270626 gene encoding uncharacterized protein LOC117270626 isoform X6 is translated as MTEFRWIKISLFLLLMLQFTAAGQLFRSLTFRVGDDVTLSCENVIDDQNNCDSTVWLFSESRSTRAVVLVYLGKTAEEAKSDRLSVTANCSLVIKKVTDEDVGRYGCRQFRSAKQQGQDAVVELSVVTMTEHNNADEVTLTCSVRTYERCTHKVKWQGQDVAEDDQHMRTSQSPCSASVTFLTSVYIYTSRYKLFKCAVTDGDRVQVFPFRSQSSGEDTTIATTESTTKTTGNSIKAAALLILIVAIIVWRRTKGNKTQMSDTIGLTSNPAVTQAAPEPSQGTVRSHTQYKADPEDGVSYASVSYTKKTNSKAQVRSKYDDDDDAVTYTAVKASSADPNSLYATIN
- the LOC117270626 gene encoding uncharacterized protein LOC117270626 isoform X3, encoding MTEFRWIKISLFLLLMLQFTAAGQLFRSLTFRVGDDVTLSCENVIDDQNNCDSTVWLFSESRSTRAVVLVYLGKTAEEAKSDRLSVTANCSLVIKKVTDEDVGRYGCRQFRSAKQQGQDAVVELSVVTMTEHNNADEVTLTCSVRTYERCTHKVKWQGQDVAEDDQHMRTSQSPCSASVTFLTSVYIYTSRYKLFKCAVTDGDRVQVFPFRSQSSGEDTTIATTESTTKTTGNSIKADLWVYIIVAVALAALLILIVAIIVWRRTKGNKTQMSDTIGLTSNPAVTQAAPEPSQGTVRSHTQYKADPEDGVSYASVSYTKKTNSKAQVRSKYDDDDDAVTYTAVKASSADPNSLYATIN
- the LOC117270626 gene encoding uncharacterized protein LOC117270626 isoform X8, with amino-acid sequence MTEFRWIKISLFLLLMLQFTAAGQLFRSLTFRVGDDVTLSCENVIDDQNNCDSTVWLFSESRSTRAVVLVYLGKTAEEAKSDRLSVTANCSLVIKKVTDEDVGRYGCRQFRSAKQQGQDAVVELSVVTMTEHNNADEVTLTCSVRTYERCTHKVKWQGQDVAEDDQHMRTSQSPCSASVTFLTSVYIYTSRYKLFKCAVTDGDRVQVFPFRSQSSGEKPGEDTTIATTESTTKTTGNSIKAAALLILIVAIIVWRRTKGNKTQMSDTIADPEDGVSYASVSYTKKTNSKAQVRSKYDDDDDAVTYTAVKASSADPNSLYATIN
- the LOC117270626 gene encoding uncharacterized protein LOC117270626 isoform X1 translates to MTEFRWIKISLFLLLMLQFTAAGQLFRSLTFRVGDDVTLSCENVIDDQNNCDSTVWLFSESRSTRAVVLVYLGKTAEEAKSDRLSVTANCSLVIKKVTDEDVGRYGCRQFRSAKQQGQDAVVELSVVTMTEHNNADEVTLTCSVRTYERCTHKVKWQGQDVAEDDQHMRTSQSPCSASVTFLTSVYIYTSRYKLFKCAVTDGDRVQVFPFRSQSSGEKPGEDTTIATTESTTKTTGNSIKADLWVYIIVAVALAALLILIVAIIVWRRTKGNKTQMSDTIGLTSNPAVTQAAPEPSQGTVRSHTQYKADPEDGVSYASVSYTKKTNSKAQVRSKYDDDDDAVTYTAVKASSADPNSLYATIN
- the LOC117270626 gene encoding uncharacterized protein LOC117270626 isoform X2; this translates as MTEFRWIKISLFLLLMLQFTAGQLFRSLTFRVGDDVTLSCENVIDDQNNCDSTVWLFSESRSTRAVVLVYLGKTAEEAKSDRLSVTANCSLVIKKVTDEDVGRYGCRQFRSAKQQGQDAVVELSVVTMTEHNNADEVTLTCSVRTYERCTHKVKWQGQDVAEDDQHMRTSQSPCSASVTFLTSVYIYTSRYKLFKCAVTDGDRVQVFPFRSQSSGEKPGEDTTIATTESTTKTTGNSIKADLWVYIIVAVALAALLILIVAIIVWRRTKGNKTQMSDTIGLTSNPAVTQAAPEPSQGTVRSHTQYKADPEDGVSYASVSYTKKTNSKAQVRSKYDDDDDAVTYTAVKASSADPNSLYATIN
- the LOC117270626 gene encoding uncharacterized protein LOC117270626 isoform X7 encodes the protein MTEFRWIKISLFLLLMLQFTAAGQLFRSLTFRVGDDVTLSCENVIDDQNNCDSTVWLFSESRSTRAVVLVYLGKTAEEAKSDRLSVTANCSLVIKKVTDEDVGRYGCRQFRSAKQQGQDAVVELSVVTMTEHNNADEVTLTCSVRTYERCTHKVKWQGQDVAEDDQHMRTSQSPCSASVTFLTSVYIYTSRYKLFKCAVTDGDRVQVFPFRSQSSGEKPGEDTTIATTESTTKTTGNSIKADLWVYIIVAVALAALLILIVAIIVWRRTKGNKTQMSDTIADPEDGVSYASVSYTKKTNSKAQVRSKYDDDDDAVTYTAVKASSADPNSLYATIN
- the LOC117270626 gene encoding uncharacterized protein LOC117270626 isoform X4, encoding MTEFRWIKISLFLLLMLQFTAAGQLFRSLTFRVGDDVTLSCENVIDDQNNCDSTVWLFSESRSTRAVVLVYLGKTAEEAKSDRLSVTANCSLVIKKVTDEDVGRYGCRQFRSAKQQGQDAVVELSVVTMTEHNNADEVTLTCSVRTYERCTHKVKWQGQDVAEDDQHMRTSQSPCSASVTFLTSVYIYTSRYKLFKCAVTDGDRVQVFPFRSQSSGEKPGEDTTIATTESTTKTTGNSIKADLWVYIIVAVALAALLILIVAIIVWRRTKGNKTQMSDTIGLTSNPAVTQAAPEPSQGTADPEDGVSYASVSYTKKTNSKAQVRSKYDDDDDAVTYTAVKASSADPNSLYATIN